The Aethina tumida isolate Nest 87 chromosome 6, icAetTumi1.1, whole genome shotgun sequence genome has a segment encoding these proteins:
- the LOC109606347 gene encoding uncharacterized protein LOC109606347 isoform X1, whose product MSWRNNTYQNYDANDNPFLSKNAKKAKQNYDANDNPFLSKNAKKAKQNYDANDNPFLSKNAKKAKQIAEFPYINNEIKWEHFKEAQPSTSSKDFQREPIKMIDFDRRLRKLSIRPHSSNSFDKIEWEDVKGAFDRRSRRPVQSIRPQSCSSLDKIELEAVKKATNLGIRYEELILTHMAIKLALNKSIKHFSLLTNAKDFGNLDDVVIHLEYENEPYLFVCQVKHKDERKSSVKAFYDLDQYENSYLQVCSKYGPNIQVKVILFTNANNVVPENAAPIQVPFEHPLLGMFNTKKDGKLFVFQGRRFLQDCYLMTGQCHVRKSSILIMEDLESSVDLYTTDRILSYFSKTMVHKIEPFNKDEVVMMLSEFILYPFVECGQCTAEYWVDLEQFLKNPVTPVARNADIVSSAVASRVKNYFKLPNGDIKWNSFLPQHILDDIFKKTHLKVYAARKQTYAPLLYKDLFFLLWSIRQIPLIVKYNQMSKPQIELLLNKELLKLPIVLVNEDMPSEIFTETFRASKLTVKPQDLAMTVNNTQIILSELVREEQELSSDLYLQFKKGISLCPTFAQNLTENVINQKLIFNDKEIDDDELVHEIMTSKKLFSIMTGKDGTGKTTVIQKQILKPFVYWILYLNLDWHKGFKENTANSETFLKYLLKIQMKETDEEGVDFLMKILNQQNNQVLLVLDNYKDHLDNLDVLLGCNFRILFISKQPYNILKHLKGQCNDIRVKTVNFDDCKHLLIKKYGNDVNESIFQLIKSKIPEDLLSTPLQIQNFAVVFRECLEDIKQDKFCVVKLYKSFLIDHYINEIDTMSFICVKKMACKALLPPEILDLIHVDVDELKVAIAEFVTRYKRNTIVTKFHDTEPVFMHQTYAEFLCAYYLSEKVFRRKELYWRLWPSLYSNLALYNVRRYFDMIICENLPLHTAILNQDERLINSLMLNQQNINSKDFLGRTPLILALSYVENNFLRIENNKIEVIRISEDNLKNVLNSVKDWKSIDSIEHCIIDYLFLTKSLFGFKVLNGYINLQSLNKTNENVYSFVYTIIYNKEEDLLTKISSNFNFQSVIFDEHFLNKLCIEMYPKMEKEDRDKIIENIVEDFKEKMAYML is encoded by the exons ATGTCTTGGAGAAATAATACTTATCAA aatTACGACGCTAATGATAATCCATTTCTAagtaaaaatgcaaaaaaggCTAAACAA aatTACGACGCTAATGATAATCCATTTCTAagtaaaaatgcaaaaaaggCTAAACAA aatTACGACGCTAATGATAATCCATTTCTAagtaaaaatgcaaaaaaggCTAAACAA atAGCAGAATTTCCTTATATCAATAATGAAATCAAATGGGAACATTTCAAG gaagcACAACCCTCTACTTCTAGCAAAGATTTCCAAAGGGAACCTATTAAG atGATAGACTTTGATAGACGATTACGCAAACTATCTATA AGGCCACACTCTTCTAATTCCTTCGACAAAATCGAATGGGAGGACGTAAag ggTGCCTTTGATAGACGATCACGCCGACCAGTACAATCTATa agGCCACAATCTTGTAGTTCCCTCGACAAAATCGAATTGGAGGCCGTCAAG AAAGCCACAAACTTGGGCATCCGCTACGAAGAGCTAATACTGACCCACATGGCCATAAAGCTGGCACTGAACAAATCCATCAAACACTTCTCCCTGCTAACAAACGCGAAGGATTTCGGCAACTTGGACGACGTGGTCATCCATCTGGAGTACGAGAACGAGCCGTACCTGTTCGTGTGCCAGGTGAAGCACAAGGACGAACGTAAGAGTTCGGTGAAGGCGTTCTACGACCTGGACCAGTACGAAAACTCGTACCTGCAAGTGTGCAGCAAATACGGGCCCAACATTCAAGTCAAAGTGATTTTGTTCACCAACGCCAACAACGTGGTGCCGGAAAATGCGGCGCCCATTCAGGTGCCCTTCGAACATCCCCTGCTGGGGATGTTCAATACGAAGAAGGACGGTAAGTTGTTCGTGTTTCAGGGTAGGAGGTTCTTGCAGGACTGCTATCTGATGACCGGACAGTGTCACGTTAGGAAGTCCTCCATTTTGATCATGGAGGATTTGGAGAGTTCCGTCGATCTTTACACCACCGACAGGATTCTGAGCTACTTTTCTAAGACTATGGTCCATAAAATCGAACCGTTCAACAAGGACGAAGTGGTGATGATGTTGAGTGAATTCATCCTCTATCCGTTTGTCGAATGTGGCCAATGCACTGCTGAATATTGGGTGGATTTggaacaatttcttaaaaatcccGTTACACCTGTCGCTAGAAACGCCGACATTGTTTCATCAGCCGTTGCCTCACGagtaaaaaactactttaaacTGCCAAACGGTGATATAAAATGGAACTCTTTCCTACCTCAACACATCCTGGacgacatatttaaaaagactcatttaaaagtttacgCAGCCCGTAAACAAACTTACGCACCTTTATTGTATAAAGATTTATTCTTTCTGCTTTGGTCCATAAGGCAAATACCTTTAATCGTGAAGTACAATCAGATGAGCAAACCTCAAATTGAGTTGTTGCTCAATAAAGAACTACTCAAACTTCCAATAGTGCTTGTCAATGAAGACATGCCATCGGAAATATTTACTGAAACTTTCCGTGCAAGTAAATTAACGGTCAAGCCGCAAGACCTAGCAATGACAGTCAACAATACCCAGATAATTTTAAGTGAGCTGGTTAGAGAGGAGCAAGAACTGTCATCCGATTTGTATCTGCAGTTCAAGAAAGGAATTTCGTTGTGTCCAACCTTCGCTCAGAACTTGACGGAGAACGTTATCAACCAGAAATTGATCTTCAACGACAAAGAAATCGATGACGATGAGCTCGTGCACGAAATTATGACGAGTAAGAAATTATTCAGCATCATGACAGGCAAAGATGGAACTGGAAAAACGACAGTGATTCAAAAGCAAATATTGAAACCTTTTGTTTATTggattttgtatttgaatctGGACTGGCATAAGGGTTTCAAAGAAAACACAGCTAACAGTGAGACGttcctgaaatatttattgaagattCAAATGAAGGAAACAGATGAGGAAGGAGTGgattttttgatgaaaattttgaatcagCAGAACAATCAAGTGTTACTGGTATTGGATAATTATAAAGACCATCTGGATAATTTGGATGTATTGCTTGGTTGCaactttagaattttgtttatatccaAACAAccctataatattttgaagcatTTAAAGGGTCAGTGCAACGATATAAGAGTTAAGACTGTAAACTTCGACGACTGCAAACATTTACTAATTAAGAAATACGGAAATGATGTTAAcgaatcaatatttcaattaattaaaagtaaaatcccCGAGGATTTGCTGTCGACCCCTTTGCAGATTCAAAATTTCGCCGTCGTCTTCAGGGAATGTTTGGAGGACATAAAACAAGACAAGTTCTGCGTTGTAAAACTGTACAAGTCATTTTTAATCGACCACTACATCAATGAAATTGACACCATGAGTTTTATTTGTGTGAAAAAAATGGCGTGCAAGGCACTGCTGCCTCCTGAAATTCTGGATCTGATTCACGTAGACGTGGATGAATTGAAGGTTGCCATTGCGGAATTTGTAACTCGTTACAAGAGGAACACGATTGTGACGAAATTCCACGACACAGAGCCAGTTTTTATGCACCAGACTTACGCTGAATTCCTTTGTGCTTATTATTTGTCGGAGAAGGTCTTCCGAAGGAAGGAGTTGTATTGGAGGCTGTGGCCCTCGCTTTACTCCAACCTGGCTTTATATAATGTTCGTCGCTATTTCGACATGattatttgtgaaaatttGCCTCTGCACACGGCAATTTTGAATCAGGACGAAAGATTGATTAATTCTTTGAtgttaaatcaacaaaatattaatagcaaAGATTTTTTGGGAAGGACGCCTTTGATTCTGGCACTGTCTtatgtagaaaataattttttaagaattgaaaataacaagatAGAAGTTATTAGAATTAGTGAAGATAATTTGAAGAACGTATTAAATTCTGTGAAAGACTGGAAGTCCATCGATTCTATTGAACActgtattattgattatttatttttgactaaATCTTTATTTGGATTTAAGGTGCTAAATGGTTATATAAATCTACAATCTTTGAACAAAACTAATGAAAATGTGTATTCATTTGTgtacacaataatttataacaaagaagaagatttattgacaaaaattagttcaaattttaattttcagtcagtaatttttgatgaacattttttaaataaactatgcATTGAAATGTATCCAAAGATGGAAAAGGAAGATAGagacaaaataattgaaaatattgttgaagattttaaagaaaagatgGCTTATAtgctttaa
- the LOC109606347 gene encoding uncharacterized protein LOC109606347 isoform X5 produces the protein MSWRNNTYQNYDANDNPFLSKNAKKAKQIAEFPYINNEIKWEHFKEAQPSTSSKDFQREPIKMIDFDRRLRKLSIRPHSSNSFDKIEWEDVKGAFDRRSRRPVQSIRPQSCSSLDKIELEAVKKATNLGIRYEELILTHMAIKLALNKSIKHFSLLTNAKDFGNLDDVVIHLEYENEPYLFVCQVKHKDERKSSVKAFYDLDQYENSYLQVCSKYGPNIQVKVILFTNANNVVPENAAPIQVPFEHPLLGMFNTKKDGKLFVFQGRRFLQDCYLMTGQCHVRKSSILIMEDLESSVDLYTTDRILSYFSKTMVHKIEPFNKDEVVMMLSEFILYPFVECGQCTAEYWVDLEQFLKNPVTPVARNADIVSSAVASRVKNYFKLPNGDIKWNSFLPQHILDDIFKKTHLKVYAARKQTYAPLLYKDLFFLLWSIRQIPLIVKYNQMSKPQIELLLNKELLKLPIVLVNEDMPSEIFTETFRASKLTVKPQDLAMTVNNTQIILSELVREEQELSSDLYLQFKKGISLCPTFAQNLTENVINQKLIFNDKEIDDDELVHEIMTSKKLFSIMTGKDGTGKTTVIQKQILKPFVYWILYLNLDWHKGFKENTANSETFLKYLLKIQMKETDEEGVDFLMKILNQQNNQVLLVLDNYKDHLDNLDVLLGCNFRILFISKQPYNILKHLKGQCNDIRVKTVNFDDCKHLLIKKYGNDVNESIFQLIKSKIPEDLLSTPLQIQNFAVVFRECLEDIKQDKFCVVKLYKSFLIDHYINEIDTMSFICVKKMACKALLPPEILDLIHVDVDELKVAIAEFVTRYKRNTIVTKFHDTEPVFMHQTYAEFLCAYYLSEKVFRRKELYWRLWPSLYSNLALYNVRRYFDMIICENLPLHTAILNQDERLINSLMLNQQNINSKDFLGRTPLILALSYVENNFLRIENNKIEVIRISEDNLKNVLNSVKDWKSIDSIEHCIIDYLFLTKSLFGFKVLNGYINLQSLNKTNENVYSFVYTIIYNKEEDLLTKISSNFNFQSVIFDEHFLNKLCIEMYPKMEKEDRDKIIENIVEDFKEKMAYML, from the exons ATGTCTTGGAGAAATAATACTTATCAA aatTACGACGCTAATGATAATCCATTTCTAagtaaaaatgcaaaaaaggCTAAACAA atAGCAGAATTTCCTTATATCAATAATGAAATCAAATGGGAACATTTCAAG gaagcACAACCCTCTACTTCTAGCAAAGATTTCCAAAGGGAACCTATTAAG atGATAGACTTTGATAGACGATTACGCAAACTATCTATA AGGCCACACTCTTCTAATTCCTTCGACAAAATCGAATGGGAGGACGTAAag ggTGCCTTTGATAGACGATCACGCCGACCAGTACAATCTATa agGCCACAATCTTGTAGTTCCCTCGACAAAATCGAATTGGAGGCCGTCAAG AAAGCCACAAACTTGGGCATCCGCTACGAAGAGCTAATACTGACCCACATGGCCATAAAGCTGGCACTGAACAAATCCATCAAACACTTCTCCCTGCTAACAAACGCGAAGGATTTCGGCAACTTGGACGACGTGGTCATCCATCTGGAGTACGAGAACGAGCCGTACCTGTTCGTGTGCCAGGTGAAGCACAAGGACGAACGTAAGAGTTCGGTGAAGGCGTTCTACGACCTGGACCAGTACGAAAACTCGTACCTGCAAGTGTGCAGCAAATACGGGCCCAACATTCAAGTCAAAGTGATTTTGTTCACCAACGCCAACAACGTGGTGCCGGAAAATGCGGCGCCCATTCAGGTGCCCTTCGAACATCCCCTGCTGGGGATGTTCAATACGAAGAAGGACGGTAAGTTGTTCGTGTTTCAGGGTAGGAGGTTCTTGCAGGACTGCTATCTGATGACCGGACAGTGTCACGTTAGGAAGTCCTCCATTTTGATCATGGAGGATTTGGAGAGTTCCGTCGATCTTTACACCACCGACAGGATTCTGAGCTACTTTTCTAAGACTATGGTCCATAAAATCGAACCGTTCAACAAGGACGAAGTGGTGATGATGTTGAGTGAATTCATCCTCTATCCGTTTGTCGAATGTGGCCAATGCACTGCTGAATATTGGGTGGATTTggaacaatttcttaaaaatcccGTTACACCTGTCGCTAGAAACGCCGACATTGTTTCATCAGCCGTTGCCTCACGagtaaaaaactactttaaacTGCCAAACGGTGATATAAAATGGAACTCTTTCCTACCTCAACACATCCTGGacgacatatttaaaaagactcatttaaaagtttacgCAGCCCGTAAACAAACTTACGCACCTTTATTGTATAAAGATTTATTCTTTCTGCTTTGGTCCATAAGGCAAATACCTTTAATCGTGAAGTACAATCAGATGAGCAAACCTCAAATTGAGTTGTTGCTCAATAAAGAACTACTCAAACTTCCAATAGTGCTTGTCAATGAAGACATGCCATCGGAAATATTTACTGAAACTTTCCGTGCAAGTAAATTAACGGTCAAGCCGCAAGACCTAGCAATGACAGTCAACAATACCCAGATAATTTTAAGTGAGCTGGTTAGAGAGGAGCAAGAACTGTCATCCGATTTGTATCTGCAGTTCAAGAAAGGAATTTCGTTGTGTCCAACCTTCGCTCAGAACTTGACGGAGAACGTTATCAACCAGAAATTGATCTTCAACGACAAAGAAATCGATGACGATGAGCTCGTGCACGAAATTATGACGAGTAAGAAATTATTCAGCATCATGACAGGCAAAGATGGAACTGGAAAAACGACAGTGATTCAAAAGCAAATATTGAAACCTTTTGTTTATTggattttgtatttgaatctGGACTGGCATAAGGGTTTCAAAGAAAACACAGCTAACAGTGAGACGttcctgaaatatttattgaagattCAAATGAAGGAAACAGATGAGGAAGGAGTGgattttttgatgaaaattttgaatcagCAGAACAATCAAGTGTTACTGGTATTGGATAATTATAAAGACCATCTGGATAATTTGGATGTATTGCTTGGTTGCaactttagaattttgtttatatccaAACAAccctataatattttgaagcatTTAAAGGGTCAGTGCAACGATATAAGAGTTAAGACTGTAAACTTCGACGACTGCAAACATTTACTAATTAAGAAATACGGAAATGATGTTAAcgaatcaatatttcaattaattaaaagtaaaatcccCGAGGATTTGCTGTCGACCCCTTTGCAGATTCAAAATTTCGCCGTCGTCTTCAGGGAATGTTTGGAGGACATAAAACAAGACAAGTTCTGCGTTGTAAAACTGTACAAGTCATTTTTAATCGACCACTACATCAATGAAATTGACACCATGAGTTTTATTTGTGTGAAAAAAATGGCGTGCAAGGCACTGCTGCCTCCTGAAATTCTGGATCTGATTCACGTAGACGTGGATGAATTGAAGGTTGCCATTGCGGAATTTGTAACTCGTTACAAGAGGAACACGATTGTGACGAAATTCCACGACACAGAGCCAGTTTTTATGCACCAGACTTACGCTGAATTCCTTTGTGCTTATTATTTGTCGGAGAAGGTCTTCCGAAGGAAGGAGTTGTATTGGAGGCTGTGGCCCTCGCTTTACTCCAACCTGGCTTTATATAATGTTCGTCGCTATTTCGACATGattatttgtgaaaatttGCCTCTGCACACGGCAATTTTGAATCAGGACGAAAGATTGATTAATTCTTTGAtgttaaatcaacaaaatattaatagcaaAGATTTTTTGGGAAGGACGCCTTTGATTCTGGCACTGTCTtatgtagaaaataattttttaagaattgaaaataacaagatAGAAGTTATTAGAATTAGTGAAGATAATTTGAAGAACGTATTAAATTCTGTGAAAGACTGGAAGTCCATCGATTCTATTGAACActgtattattgattatttatttttgactaaATCTTTATTTGGATTTAAGGTGCTAAATGGTTATATAAATCTACAATCTTTGAACAAAACTAATGAAAATGTGTATTCATTTGTgtacacaataatttataacaaagaagaagatttattgacaaaaattagttcaaattttaattttcagtcagtaatttttgatgaacattttttaaataaactatgcATTGAAATGTATCCAAAGATGGAAAAGGAAGATAGagacaaaataattgaaaatattgttgaagattttaaagaaaagatgGCTTATAtgctttaa
- the LOC109606347 gene encoding uncharacterized protein LOC109606347 isoform X2, with the protein MSWRNNTYQNYDANDNPFLSKNAKKAKQNYDANDNPFLSKNAKKAKQIAEFPYINNEIKWEHFKEAQPSTSSKDFQREPIKMIDFDRRLRKLSIRPHSSNSFDKIEWEDVKGAFDRRSRRPVQSIRPQSCSSLDKIELEAVKKATNLGIRYEELILTHMAIKLALNKSIKHFSLLTNAKDFGNLDDVVIHLEYENEPYLFVCQVKHKDERKSSVKAFYDLDQYENSYLQVCSKYGPNIQVKVILFTNANNVVPENAAPIQVPFEHPLLGMFNTKKDGKLFVFQGRRFLQDCYLMTGQCHVRKSSILIMEDLESSVDLYTTDRILSYFSKTMVHKIEPFNKDEVVMMLSEFILYPFVECGQCTAEYWVDLEQFLKNPVTPVARNADIVSSAVASRVKNYFKLPNGDIKWNSFLPQHILDDIFKKTHLKVYAARKQTYAPLLYKDLFFLLWSIRQIPLIVKYNQMSKPQIELLLNKELLKLPIVLVNEDMPSEIFTETFRASKLTVKPQDLAMTVNNTQIILSELVREEQELSSDLYLQFKKGISLCPTFAQNLTENVINQKLIFNDKEIDDDELVHEIMTSKKLFSIMTGKDGTGKTTVIQKQILKPFVYWILYLNLDWHKGFKENTANSETFLKYLLKIQMKETDEEGVDFLMKILNQQNNQVLLVLDNYKDHLDNLDVLLGCNFRILFISKQPYNILKHLKGQCNDIRVKTVNFDDCKHLLIKKYGNDVNESIFQLIKSKIPEDLLSTPLQIQNFAVVFRECLEDIKQDKFCVVKLYKSFLIDHYINEIDTMSFICVKKMACKALLPPEILDLIHVDVDELKVAIAEFVTRYKRNTIVTKFHDTEPVFMHQTYAEFLCAYYLSEKVFRRKELYWRLWPSLYSNLALYNVRRYFDMIICENLPLHTAILNQDERLINSLMLNQQNINSKDFLGRTPLILALSYVENNFLRIENNKIEVIRISEDNLKNVLNSVKDWKSIDSIEHCIIDYLFLTKSLFGFKVLNGYINLQSLNKTNENVYSFVYTIIYNKEEDLLTKISSNFNFQSVIFDEHFLNKLCIEMYPKMEKEDRDKIIENIVEDFKEKMAYML; encoded by the exons ATGTCTTGGAGAAATAATACTTATCAA aatTACGACGCTAATGATAATCCATTTCTAagtaaaaatgcaaaaaaggCTAAACAA aatTACGACGCTAATGATAATCCATTTCTAagtaaaaatgcaaaaaaggCTAAACAA atAGCAGAATTTCCTTATATCAATAATGAAATCAAATGGGAACATTTCAAG gaagcACAACCCTCTACTTCTAGCAAAGATTTCCAAAGGGAACCTATTAAG atGATAGACTTTGATAGACGATTACGCAAACTATCTATA AGGCCACACTCTTCTAATTCCTTCGACAAAATCGAATGGGAGGACGTAAag ggTGCCTTTGATAGACGATCACGCCGACCAGTACAATCTATa agGCCACAATCTTGTAGTTCCCTCGACAAAATCGAATTGGAGGCCGTCAAG AAAGCCACAAACTTGGGCATCCGCTACGAAGAGCTAATACTGACCCACATGGCCATAAAGCTGGCACTGAACAAATCCATCAAACACTTCTCCCTGCTAACAAACGCGAAGGATTTCGGCAACTTGGACGACGTGGTCATCCATCTGGAGTACGAGAACGAGCCGTACCTGTTCGTGTGCCAGGTGAAGCACAAGGACGAACGTAAGAGTTCGGTGAAGGCGTTCTACGACCTGGACCAGTACGAAAACTCGTACCTGCAAGTGTGCAGCAAATACGGGCCCAACATTCAAGTCAAAGTGATTTTGTTCACCAACGCCAACAACGTGGTGCCGGAAAATGCGGCGCCCATTCAGGTGCCCTTCGAACATCCCCTGCTGGGGATGTTCAATACGAAGAAGGACGGTAAGTTGTTCGTGTTTCAGGGTAGGAGGTTCTTGCAGGACTGCTATCTGATGACCGGACAGTGTCACGTTAGGAAGTCCTCCATTTTGATCATGGAGGATTTGGAGAGTTCCGTCGATCTTTACACCACCGACAGGATTCTGAGCTACTTTTCTAAGACTATGGTCCATAAAATCGAACCGTTCAACAAGGACGAAGTGGTGATGATGTTGAGTGAATTCATCCTCTATCCGTTTGTCGAATGTGGCCAATGCACTGCTGAATATTGGGTGGATTTggaacaatttcttaaaaatcccGTTACACCTGTCGCTAGAAACGCCGACATTGTTTCATCAGCCGTTGCCTCACGagtaaaaaactactttaaacTGCCAAACGGTGATATAAAATGGAACTCTTTCCTACCTCAACACATCCTGGacgacatatttaaaaagactcatttaaaagtttacgCAGCCCGTAAACAAACTTACGCACCTTTATTGTATAAAGATTTATTCTTTCTGCTTTGGTCCATAAGGCAAATACCTTTAATCGTGAAGTACAATCAGATGAGCAAACCTCAAATTGAGTTGTTGCTCAATAAAGAACTACTCAAACTTCCAATAGTGCTTGTCAATGAAGACATGCCATCGGAAATATTTACTGAAACTTTCCGTGCAAGTAAATTAACGGTCAAGCCGCAAGACCTAGCAATGACAGTCAACAATACCCAGATAATTTTAAGTGAGCTGGTTAGAGAGGAGCAAGAACTGTCATCCGATTTGTATCTGCAGTTCAAGAAAGGAATTTCGTTGTGTCCAACCTTCGCTCAGAACTTGACGGAGAACGTTATCAACCAGAAATTGATCTTCAACGACAAAGAAATCGATGACGATGAGCTCGTGCACGAAATTATGACGAGTAAGAAATTATTCAGCATCATGACAGGCAAAGATGGAACTGGAAAAACGACAGTGATTCAAAAGCAAATATTGAAACCTTTTGTTTATTggattttgtatttgaatctGGACTGGCATAAGGGTTTCAAAGAAAACACAGCTAACAGTGAGACGttcctgaaatatttattgaagattCAAATGAAGGAAACAGATGAGGAAGGAGTGgattttttgatgaaaattttgaatcagCAGAACAATCAAGTGTTACTGGTATTGGATAATTATAAAGACCATCTGGATAATTTGGATGTATTGCTTGGTTGCaactttagaattttgtttatatccaAACAAccctataatattttgaagcatTTAAAGGGTCAGTGCAACGATATAAGAGTTAAGACTGTAAACTTCGACGACTGCAAACATTTACTAATTAAGAAATACGGAAATGATGTTAAcgaatcaatatttcaattaattaaaagtaaaatcccCGAGGATTTGCTGTCGACCCCTTTGCAGATTCAAAATTTCGCCGTCGTCTTCAGGGAATGTTTGGAGGACATAAAACAAGACAAGTTCTGCGTTGTAAAACTGTACAAGTCATTTTTAATCGACCACTACATCAATGAAATTGACACCATGAGTTTTATTTGTGTGAAAAAAATGGCGTGCAAGGCACTGCTGCCTCCTGAAATTCTGGATCTGATTCACGTAGACGTGGATGAATTGAAGGTTGCCATTGCGGAATTTGTAACTCGTTACAAGAGGAACACGATTGTGACGAAATTCCACGACACAGAGCCAGTTTTTATGCACCAGACTTACGCTGAATTCCTTTGTGCTTATTATTTGTCGGAGAAGGTCTTCCGAAGGAAGGAGTTGTATTGGAGGCTGTGGCCCTCGCTTTACTCCAACCTGGCTTTATATAATGTTCGTCGCTATTTCGACATGattatttgtgaaaatttGCCTCTGCACACGGCAATTTTGAATCAGGACGAAAGATTGATTAATTCTTTGAtgttaaatcaacaaaatattaatagcaaAGATTTTTTGGGAAGGACGCCTTTGATTCTGGCACTGTCTtatgtagaaaataattttttaagaattgaaaataacaagatAGAAGTTATTAGAATTAGTGAAGATAATTTGAAGAACGTATTAAATTCTGTGAAAGACTGGAAGTCCATCGATTCTATTGAACActgtattattgattatttatttttgactaaATCTTTATTTGGATTTAAGGTGCTAAATGGTTATATAAATCTACAATCTTTGAACAAAACTAATGAAAATGTGTATTCATTTGTgtacacaataatttataacaaagaagaagatttattgacaaaaattagttcaaattttaattttcagtcagtaatttttgatgaacattttttaaataaactatgcATTGAAATGTATCCAAAGATGGAAAAGGAAGATAGagacaaaataattgaaaatattgttgaagattttaaagaaaagatgGCTTATAtgctttaa